In a single window of the Populus alba chromosome 16, ASM523922v2, whole genome shotgun sequence genome:
- the LOC118037481 gene encoding obg-like ATPase 1 yields MSIPAENFPFCTIEPNEARVNIPDERFEWLCQLFKLKSEVSAFLEIHDIGGLVRGAHAGQGLGNSFLSHIRAVDGFFHVLRAFEDPDIIHVDDIVDPVRDLEVISAELRLKDIEFIERSIEDVEKSMKRSNDKQLKIEMEMCQREIKLPILFL; encoded by the exons ATGTCAATACCAGCTGAGAATTTCCCGTTTTGCACTATCGAACCTAATGAGGCCAGGGTTAATATTCCTGATGAGAGATTTGAGTGGCTTTGCCAGCTGTTCAAGCTGAAAAGCGAG GTTTCAGCATTCTTGGAAATTCATGATATTGGTGGATTGGTTAGAGGTGCACATGCAGGTCAAGGGCTGGGAAACAGTTTCTTGTCTCATATCCGTGCTGTTGAtggattttttcatgttttgc GAGCTTTCGAGGATCCAGATATTATCCATGTTGATGACATTGTGGATCCGGTTAGAGATCTCGAGGTTATTAGCGCGGAGCTCAGACTGAAG GATATAGAGTTCATTGAAAGGAGCATAGAGGATGTTGAAAAGAGCATGAAGAGGAGCAATGATAAGCAGTTGAAAATAGAAATGGAGATGTGTCAAAGG GAAATAAAACTTCCCATCCTCTTTCTATAG